A window of the Cicer arietinum cultivar CDC Frontier isolate Library 1 chromosome 6, Cicar.CDCFrontier_v2.0, whole genome shotgun sequence genome harbors these coding sequences:
- the LOC101505568 gene encoding probable hexosyltransferase MUCI70 isoform X1: protein MEGDLQKSISSRLNRRGDRSNQNPQAKDFEVGLFSSGRVPQDYPMKIVWKKGFVRLVLVGGILWMLLILIALLFHIWSCQSSVSFLSAMCNKESKVYTMLDTMGLVTKPHRCPIPVSNNPDKIVIPTGRTSDKIVKKLLYVTEDEIPNNSSQSSPLFGGHLSWKQREESFKLKSNMKVHCGFIQGGGAEMDPVDIKYVKKCQFVVASGIFDGYDLPHQPSNISIRSKKLFCFLMVVDEVSLKFMRENGTVKEDNAGGKWVGIWRLVLLKNQPYDEPRRNGKVPKIITHRLFPQAQYSIWIDGKMELIVDPLLILERYLWRGKHTFAIAQHKHHRSIYEEADANKRRKRYARPLIDLHMKIYYYEGMKPWSSNKNTISDVPEGAIIIREHTAVNNLFSCLWFNEVHLFTPRDQLSFGYVAYRLGDAFKFFMFPNCEYNSLFVLHPHTREHSSPIEWVKKIDELKDSNLKESRGGLGLFTPYPADLNSVVLPQITRTSKAG, encoded by the exons ATGGAGGGTGATCTTCAAAAGTCAATATCTTCCCGCCTTAATCGTAGAGGAGACCGGAGTAATCAAAATCCTCAAGCTAAAG ATTTTGAAGTGGGATTATTTTCTTCAGGGAGGGTACCACAAGATTATCCCATGAAAATTGTTTGGAAGAAAGGGTTTGTTCGATTGGTTCTTGTTGGAGGGATCTTGTGGATGTTGTTAATTCTTATTGCATTATTGTTCCATATATGGTCTTGTCAATCTTCTGTCTCCTTTTTATCAG CCATGTGTAACAAAGAGAGCAAGGTTTACACCATGTTAGACACTATGGGACTTGTAACAAAACCTCACA GATGTCCGATTCCTGTTTCCAATAACCCTGATAAAATAGTTATCCCTACCGGAAGAACTTCCGACAAAATTgtcaaaaaattattgtatgttACCGAAGATGAGATTCCAAATAATAGTTCTCAGTCATCTCCTCTTTTTGGAGGCCATCTAAGTTGGAAACAAAGAGAGGAGAGTTTCAAACTGAAGTCAAATATGAAG GTGCACTGTGGATTTATCCAAGGTGGTGGCGCTGAAATGGATCCTGTAGACATTAAATATGTTAAGAAATGCCAATTTGTTGTTGCATCTGGTATTTTCGATGGCTATGATCTACCTCATCAACCATCAAATATAAGCATTCGCTCAAAGAAACTTTTTTGCTTTCTTATGGTGGTGGATGAGGTATCTCTGAAGTTCATGAGGGAAAATGGTACTGTCAAAGAAGACAATGCTGGTGGAAAATGGGTGGGAATTTGGCGACTTGTTCTTCTTAAGAACCAACCTTATGATGAACCAAGGAGGAATGGGAAGGTTCCTAAAATAATAACACACAGGTTGTTTCCTCAAGCACAGTATAGTATATGGATTGATGGTAAAATGGAGCTCATAGTTGATCCTTTACTTATCCTTGAGAG ATACCTATGGCGAGGGAAGCATACATTTGCCATTGCTCAACATAAGCATCACCGTAGTATATACGAGGAGGCTGATGCAAACAAGAGGCGAAAGCGATATGCACGACCCTTAATTGATCTCCacatgaaaatatattattacgAGGGGATGAAACCATGGAgttcaaataaaaatactattagCG ATGTCCCAGAGGGAGCCATTATCATTCGGGAACATACGGCCGTGAACAACTTGTTTAGTTGCTTGTGGTTTAACGAGGTTCACCTCTTCACACCAAGAGATCAACTGAGTTTCGGCTATGTTGCGTACAGATTAGGGGACGCATTCAAATTCTTCATGTTTCCCAACTGTGAATACAATTCACTGTTTGTGTTGCACCCTCACACAAGAGAGCACTCTTCTCCCATAGAATGGGTTAAAAAGATAGATGAACTTAAGGATAGCAATTTAAAAGAAAGTAGGGGGGGATTAGGCTTGTTTACACCTTATCCTGCGGATCTTAATTCAGTTGTTCTGCCACAAATAACAAGAACATCAAAAGCAGGATGA
- the LOC101505568 gene encoding probable hexosyltransferase MUCI70 isoform X2 → MKIVWKKGFVRLVLVGGILWMLLILIALLFHIWSCQSSVSFLSAMCNKESKVYTMLDTMGLVTKPHRCPIPVSNNPDKIVIPTGRTSDKIVKKLLYVTEDEIPNNSSQSSPLFGGHLSWKQREESFKLKSNMKVHCGFIQGGGAEMDPVDIKYVKKCQFVVASGIFDGYDLPHQPSNISIRSKKLFCFLMVVDEVSLKFMRENGTVKEDNAGGKWVGIWRLVLLKNQPYDEPRRNGKVPKIITHRLFPQAQYSIWIDGKMELIVDPLLILERYLWRGKHTFAIAQHKHHRSIYEEADANKRRKRYARPLIDLHMKIYYYEGMKPWSSNKNTISDVPEGAIIIREHTAVNNLFSCLWFNEVHLFTPRDQLSFGYVAYRLGDAFKFFMFPNCEYNSLFVLHPHTREHSSPIEWVKKIDELKDSNLKESRGGLGLFTPYPADLNSVVLPQITRTSKAG, encoded by the exons ATGAAAATTGTTTGGAAGAAAGGGTTTGTTCGATTGGTTCTTGTTGGAGGGATCTTGTGGATGTTGTTAATTCTTATTGCATTATTGTTCCATATATGGTCTTGTCAATCTTCTGTCTCCTTTTTATCAG CCATGTGTAACAAAGAGAGCAAGGTTTACACCATGTTAGACACTATGGGACTTGTAACAAAACCTCACA GATGTCCGATTCCTGTTTCCAATAACCCTGATAAAATAGTTATCCCTACCGGAAGAACTTCCGACAAAATTgtcaaaaaattattgtatgttACCGAAGATGAGATTCCAAATAATAGTTCTCAGTCATCTCCTCTTTTTGGAGGCCATCTAAGTTGGAAACAAAGAGAGGAGAGTTTCAAACTGAAGTCAAATATGAAG GTGCACTGTGGATTTATCCAAGGTGGTGGCGCTGAAATGGATCCTGTAGACATTAAATATGTTAAGAAATGCCAATTTGTTGTTGCATCTGGTATTTTCGATGGCTATGATCTACCTCATCAACCATCAAATATAAGCATTCGCTCAAAGAAACTTTTTTGCTTTCTTATGGTGGTGGATGAGGTATCTCTGAAGTTCATGAGGGAAAATGGTACTGTCAAAGAAGACAATGCTGGTGGAAAATGGGTGGGAATTTGGCGACTTGTTCTTCTTAAGAACCAACCTTATGATGAACCAAGGAGGAATGGGAAGGTTCCTAAAATAATAACACACAGGTTGTTTCCTCAAGCACAGTATAGTATATGGATTGATGGTAAAATGGAGCTCATAGTTGATCCTTTACTTATCCTTGAGAG ATACCTATGGCGAGGGAAGCATACATTTGCCATTGCTCAACATAAGCATCACCGTAGTATATACGAGGAGGCTGATGCAAACAAGAGGCGAAAGCGATATGCACGACCCTTAATTGATCTCCacatgaaaatatattattacgAGGGGATGAAACCATGGAgttcaaataaaaatactattagCG ATGTCCCAGAGGGAGCCATTATCATTCGGGAACATACGGCCGTGAACAACTTGTTTAGTTGCTTGTGGTTTAACGAGGTTCACCTCTTCACACCAAGAGATCAACTGAGTTTCGGCTATGTTGCGTACAGATTAGGGGACGCATTCAAATTCTTCATGTTTCCCAACTGTGAATACAATTCACTGTTTGTGTTGCACCCTCACACAAGAGAGCACTCTTCTCCCATAGAATGGGTTAAAAAGATAGATGAACTTAAGGATAGCAATTTAAAAGAAAGTAGGGGGGGATTAGGCTTGTTTACACCTTATCCTGCGGATCTTAATTCAGTTGTTCTGCCACAAATAACAAGAACATCAAAAGCAGGATGA
- the LOC101504830 gene encoding uncharacterized protein — MPKVRRGRSPSMDCSRSYPYPSSSINIELPKPMLGSAAELKEWDDTRCPICMETPHNSVILKCSSYEMGCRPYMCNTSYRHSNCLDQFCKSFDSHLSSAILEEIPLTSTASHDRKVQSESGDPSQYGSKLQPKLICPLCRGGIYGYVVLDPARRYMNSKARSCSSETCEFQGTYPELRKHARLEHPSVRPSEVDPSRQCDWLRMEQERDFEDLFSSINESSGAEFGSDNIWTGSFADFMSLFLYEIFSSIEDANQMSHLLPDSRPRMPLHDRRTGTMLRASNDTQTNQSARWRSSLPSTHQPEIIYRGRWRTNLSSSRNPEANRTARWRENIPPSRMPSNVHHYSRESSPGVRTFSTRMTRDSQVSQTNHRSNNSSTRRTRAQYLRWRGPRWSTYNNQP; from the coding sequence ATGCCAAAAGTTAGAAGAGGGCGGTCACCATCTATGGATTGCAGTAGATCATACCCTTATCCTTCCAGCTCCATAAACATTGAGCTGCCTAAACCAATGTTGGGATCAGCTGCTGAAttgaaagaatgggatgataCTAGGTGTCCTATTTGCATGGAAACTCCTCATAACAGTGTTATTCTGAAATGTTCTTCTTATGAGATGGGTTGCCGTCCTTATATGTGCAATACCAGTTACAGGCACTCCAACTGTCTCGACCAATTCTGTAAGTCATTTGATTCCCATCTTTCATCAGCAATACTGGAAGAAATTCCCCTCACAAGCACAGCCTCTCATGATAGGAAAGTTCAGTCAGAGTCTGGGGACCCCTCTCAATATGGTAGCAAGTTGCAACCGAAGCTTATCTGCCCTCTTTGCCGGGGAGGAATATATGGATATGTGGTCTTGGATCCTGCTCGGAGGTATATGAATTCTAAAGCAAGGAGTTGTTCTTCTGAGACATGTGAATTCCAGGGAACATATCCAGAACTCAGGAAGCATGCTAGGCTGGAGCATCCTTCTGTTCGACCATCAGAGGTGGATCCCTCACGACAGTGTGACTGGTTAAGAATGGAACAGGAAAGGGACTTTGAAGATCTGTTTAGCTCAATCAATGAAAGTTCTGGTGCAGAATTCGGTAGTGACAACATATGGACTGGGAGTTTTGCCGACTTTATGTCCTTGTTCTTGTATGAAATCTTCTCCTCTATTGAAGACGCAAACCAAATGTCTCATTTGTTGCCTGATTCAAGACCTAGAATGCCATTACACGACAGAAGGACTGGAACAATGCTCAGGGCATCAAATGATACACAAACAAATCAATCAGCTAGATGGAGATCCAGTTTACCTTCAACACATCAACCGGAGATAATTTATAGAGGTAGGTGGAGAACTAATTTGTCATCATCTCGTAATCCGGAGGCAAATCGTACGGCTAGGTGGAGAGAAAATATTCCACCTTCGAGAATGCCTAGCAATGTTCATCATTATTCTAGAGAGTCGAGCCCGGGGGTCAGGACATTCTCAACAAGGATGACTCGAGATTCACAAGTTTCTCAGACTAATCATCGGAGCAACAATTCTTCGACTAGAAGGACTCGAGCTCAATATTTGCGTTGGCGCGGTCCAAGATGGTCAACATACAATAACCAACCATGA
- the LOC101506112 gene encoding protochlorophyllide-dependent translocon component 52, chloroplastic → MEAMLSFSVTSFHIPIALENSTPLRKSMLLSTQVHSTTLPLISGRNNSKFKLFTALSPSPITDSSNLSVDEPEVEESGEKFDWFSQWYPLMPICDLDKRAPHGKRVMGIDVVVWWDRNENEWKVFDDACPHRLAPLSEGRIDQWGRLQCVYHGWCFNGSGDCKFIPQAPPQGPQVHTSKKACVAAYPSIVQNDILWFWPNTDPQYKDIITRKKPPFIPEIDDPSFTCLMGNRDISYGYEVLIENLMDPAHVPYAHYGIMNTPKPKEKADREGGRPLELSIEELDINGFTADQGWSKSKFMPPSIFYAYSDPDKLASSAEAKKSSVQKKFALIFICIPVSPGKSRLIWCFPRNFGLWINKIVPRWIFHIGQNLVLDSDLYLLHVEEHKIMDVGQENWHKACFVPTKADALVIGFRKWLKKYAGGQVDWRGKYTGALPPTPPKEQLMDRYWTHVVNCKSCSFAYKSLNVVEVMLQIISVASIGIVATMKQGMMSVATRNSMIVLAVLSFGLSRWLARFIYKNFHFHDYNHAFR, encoded by the exons ATGGAAGCTATGTTATCTTTTTCTGTTACTTCATTTCACATCCCAATTGCACTTGAAAATTCAACACCACTTAGGAAATCCATGTTGTTGAGCACACAAGTGCATTCAACTACACTTCCATTAATTAGTGGTAGGAACAATTCAAAATTCAAGCTTTTCACAGCTTTATCACCCTCACCAATCACAGATTCAAGTAACCTTTCTGTGGATGAGCCAGAAGTTGAAGAAAGTGGAGAGAAATTTGATTGGTTTTCACAGTGGTACCCTTTGATGCCAATATGTGATCTAGACAAAAGAGCACCTCATGGTAAAAGGGTGATGGGGATTGATGTGGTTGTGTGGTGGGATAGAAATGAGAATGAATGGAAAGTATTTGATGATGCATGTCCACATAGATTGGCACCATTATCTGAAGGAAGGATTGATCAATGGGGTAGATTGCAGTGTGTATATCATGGTTGGTGTTTTAATGGATCTGGTGATTGTAAATTCATTCCTCAGGCACCTCCACAAGGACCTCAG gtTCATACGTCAAAAAAAGCATGTGTAGCTGCTTATCCAAGCATTGTGCAGAATGATATCTTGTGGTTTTGGCCAAATACTGATCCTCAATACAAAGACATTATTACAAGGAAAAAACCCCCATTCATACCAGAAATAGATGATCCATCATTTACTTGCTTAATGGGAAATAGAGATATTTCTTATGG ATATGAGGTACTGATTGAAAACCTCATGGACCCTGCACATGTTCCATATGCACACTATGGAATAATGAACACTCCAAAACCAAAAG AAAAAGCTGATAGAGAAGGGGGAAGACCACTTGAATTGTCAATTGAAGAGTTAGATATCAATGGTTTCACAGCAGATCAGGGATGGAGCAAAAGCAAATTTATGCCACCTAGCATTTTTTATGCATACAGTGATCCAGATAAACTTGCATCATCTGCTGAAGCTAAG AAATCATCAGTTCAGAAGAAATTTGCTTTGATCTTTATTTGCATTCCTGTTAGTCCTGGTAAAAGCAGACTGATTTGGTGCTTTCCAAGAAACTTTGGACTGTGGATTAACAAAATTGTACCGCGATGGATATTTCATATCGGGCAAAACCTGGTTCTAGATTCAGATTTATATCTTCTCCATGTTGAG gaacATAAAATAATGGATGTTGGTCAAGAGAATTGGCACAAGGCCTGTTTTGTGCCAACAAAGGCAGATGCTCTTGTGATTGGTTTTAGAAAATGGTTAAAGAAGTATGCAGGTGGTCAAGTTGATTGGAGAGGAAAATATACTGGAGCACTTCCTCCAACACCTCCTAAAGAACAACTTATGGACAG GTACTGGACTCATGTGGTGAATTGCAAGAGTTGCAGTTTTGCATATAAGAGTCTTAATGTGGTGGAAGTGATGCTGCAGATCATATCTGTTGCTTCAATTGGGATTGTTGCCACCATGAAGCAGGGTATGATGTCAGTTGCAACAAGAAATTCAATGATTGTGTTAGCAGTGCTTTCATTCGGGTTGTCTCGGTGGTTAGCTCGCTTCATATACAAAAACTTCCATTTTCATGACTACAACCACGCGTTTCGTTGA